A stretch of the Engraulis encrasicolus isolate BLACKSEA-1 chromosome 19, IST_EnEncr_1.0, whole genome shotgun sequence genome encodes the following:
- the LOC134435154 gene encoding cyclic pyranopterin monophosphate synthase-like, giving the protein MTCFYLYNSARPFISPLLRTHDLPLVQQAHQLHSQVPHANQVHHANQVNQANHANQYSSSTVNQSQSSCPTAPTPTTSSPTSTTISDHLTHTETQCHATTSGHLTQTDAKVRATSSTLLTHTNAIAQGRAPSDLLTSDHLTHSDAQCHVTSPAHTTSPTTSDHLTHTDAHGRASMVDVSGKAATRRSATATATVRLGAKAYGLVRDNQLAKGDALGVARLAGIMGAKQTAALIPLCHPLALDHAAVSVELREDGESAVVTATCRTSGPTGVEMEALTAVTVAALALYDMCKAVSRDIVITDVKLLAKTGGQRGDYTRQQT; this is encoded by the exons attcagccag ACCTTTTATATCCCCTCTACTAAGAACACACGACTTGCCATTAGTGCAGCAAGCACATCAGCTGCACAGCCAAGTCCCCCATGCCAACCAAGTCCATCATGCCAACCAAGTCAATCAAGCCAATCATGCCAATCAGTACTCAAGCTCTACAGTAAACCAAAGTCAAAGCTCATGCCCTACCGCCCCTACCCCCACTACCTCCTCTCCTACTTCAACCACCATCTCTGACCACCTCACCCACACCGAAACCCAGTGTCACGCCACCACCTCTGGCCACCTCACCCAAACTGATGCCAAGGTTCGTGccacctcctctaccctcctcaccCACACCAATGCCATTGCCCAGGGTCGTGCCCCCTCTGACCTCCTCACCTCTGACCACCTCACCCACTCCGATGCCCAGTGTCACGTCACCTCCCCTGCCCacaccacctcccccaccacctctgaCCACCTCACCCACACCGACGCCCACGGCCGCGCCTCCATGGTGGACGTGAGTGGCAAGGCCGCGACGCGACGCTCtgccacggccacggccacggTGCGTCTGGGCGCTAAAGCCTACGGCCTGGTGCGCGACAACCAGCTGGCGAAGGGCGACGCGCTGGGGGTGGCGCGGCTAGCGGGCATCATGGGGGCCAAGCAGACGGCCGCCCTCATCCCGCTGTGCCACCCGCTGGCGCTGGACCACGCCGCCGTCTCCGTGGAGCTGCGGGAGGACGGCGAGTCGGCGGTGGTCACGGCGACGTGCCGAACGAGCGGCCCCACCGGCGTGGAGATGGAGGCGCTGACGGCCGTTACCGTGGCGGCGCTGGCGCTCTACGACATGTGCAAGGCCGTCAGCCGGGACATCGTCATCACCGACGTCAAGCTGCTGGCCAAGACGGGAGGGCAGCGGGGAGACTACACGCGgcaacagacataa